The genomic window CTGAGCAAGTGGGTAAtactccctcccctttcccttggAACCCATGCCAAAGCACCTCTAATTATGCTTCCTTTGGCTCTTAGGTATGTGGATAAGCTGGAGAAGATTTTCCAGAATGCCCCGACGGACCCTACCCAGGACTTCAGCACCCAGGTGTATGTAGCCAGGTCCTATGTACAGAGGCTCCTGAGAGCCTCGCCGCCCCCATGCCTTCTTTCTCCCCCATGACCACTGCCTGGAATGGGCAGCAGTGTAGGGTTTGCCTCCATCCGTGCTGTCTGCCTTGACATGGGCTCCTGGGAAGTCTGTGGTTTTTCACATTGTAGAGAGTTGCCTAAGGGCCATCAGCAGAGATTGGTTTGGGGAGGAAAGGCACAAAGAAAGGTCAGATGGTCATTAGTGGACTGAAGCTAAATGGTTCTCTTGGATGTTAACACAGGGCCAAACTGGGCCACGGCCTGCTCTCAGGAGAGTATTCCAAGCCAGCCCCGGAATCAGGCGATGGGGAGCAGGTCCCAGACCAAAAGGTTAGTCTGGGACTCTATCCCTTTCAGGCTCTGAAATTAAGGGGAGACTGAGGTCTGGGAGATGTCTAAACAAGGCCCCTTGTGGCCTCTTGAGCCCCAGCTGAATCGCTGCACTGGCTTTACCTAGGAAGTTCAAGATGGCATCGCCCCTCGGATGTTCAAGGCCCTCATTGGCAAGGGTCACCCTGAGTTCTCCACTAACCGGCAGCAGGATGCCCAAGAGTTCTTTCTTCACCTCATCAACATGGTGGAGGTAAGAGCTGGCAAGATGGCAAGAAGGCTGTtctaccctccctccctctgcctgcagctctcgcCTGTCTCCCTCCCGCCCATTCTTTCCAGTCAGCCCCAGTCAGGCCCTCCCTGGGACACGGGGGGTCTGCGTGCACCAGGTCTTCTCTGTGAGTAGCAGGTGCCCCCGCGGAGACTGGGAAAGCTAAGCAGCGATCCTTTTGCTCAATGGGTTTGCAGCTGAATGCAGGGTACACCCAGAGAAAATGAGATGAGGATGCTTATTGCCTGCAGAGAAAAATACCAATACGTTCTACCACGGTCTCCTATGATGGCAccggggtgaggggaggggcagttaATTACGGAAGGATCTACTCTTATATCGGCATGCCTGCTCAGGATAgactcccttcctttcttccctctccctgagcGCCTAGTGATCCTTTCAGGCCCCTATTCCCCTCCCTGACCGTGCagacctccccaccctgcctcttctCCGTAGAGGAATTGTCGGAGCTCTGAAAACCCTAACGAGGTGTTCCGCTTTTTGGTGGAGGAGAAGATCAAGTGCCTGGCCACAGAGAAGGTCAAGTACACCCAGCGAGTTGACTATATCATGCAGCTGCCTGTGCCCATGGACACAGCCCTTAACAAAGGCACGTTGCTCCCAGCGAGGCCTGCGTGTGGTGGGGCTGTGAGGCCTGGGAGGGGCGCTAGGACACATAAGCAGAACCCACAGGGTGCCCTGCTCCCCCAGCTGGGAGTCCAAAGCAGGGCTGTCTCAGGGAGGTAGGAGCACCTTGTCTTGTCAGCGCTTTGCTGGGGCCAAAGGCGAGATCAGCCGTGCATGGGTCACATGGGTTTGGAGCAGGGGGCAGCTGACATCGTCCTGGCCCCAGGGTGGTCTGGCAAGGCAAAAAGGAGGGCAAGAGGCTATAGCCTCTGAAGAACTCACCCACCAATTCTGTCAGCAGAGGAGCTTCTCGAGTATGAGGAGAAGAAGCGGCAGGCCGAGGAGGAGAAACTGCCACTGCCAGAGCTGGTCCGGGCCCAGGTACCCTTCAGCTCCTGCCTGGAGGCCTACGGGGCCCCGGAGCAGGTGGACGACTTCTGGAGCACGGCCCTGCAGGCCAAATCCGTAGCTGTCAAGTAAGTCCTGATGGTCTGCGCCTCTGGTTTCGGGCCGCTGTCAGGGTGATCCCAGGGATATCCTCCGCCTTGTTCTCAGTCTTCCATCCCTTCCTGGTTGGCTTCTCAGGGCTGTGTCCGTTGGAGCTGGCTCTGAGGGAAGCAAGAGGCCTCAGCAGCAGTTGATGTGGATGATTGCCACATCCCCTTGTCCTGTCCCTGTCATGTTGTCTTCTCTTGTGGGACAGGGTCACATTCTAGTGCAGCTTCTGTCCACTCGTGCTCTCAGTCTTGGCAGGGCAAAGACACATAGTCTGCATTTTGGACAGAGTTTAGATTTCTAGCAAATGGCCTGAGTTTGAACCTCATTCTTTTATTGGCATAGGCTTGAGATCTGAAAGTGTGCTTTGGTCTTAAGGGATTTCAGCCattctcccccctcccaccctcacccctttGACAGGCCCCTGGCTTCTGCTGCTCCTTGTCTGCAGATGCTCTGATGTCTGCCCAGGGCAAGATAAGAATCTGAAGTGTCTTCTGGGCTCTCAGGTCTTCTACCCATGAGAGGCTGAACCCCAGGGTGGGGGTTTCAGGAGAAGAGAACTTTGGGATTCTCTGGGTACCAGAATGCTCTCTCTTCCCTAGGACCACACGATTTGCCTCTTTCCCTGACTACCTGGTCATCCAGATCAAGAAATTCACCTTCGGCTTAGACTGGGTGCCCAAGAAACTGGGTATGGTGGCTGGGACGAGTGAGGGAGGTTAAGCAGAAAATGCTAGAAAAAGAAGGGGCCTTACCATGTGTAACCTAGCATTTCTCCAACTTTCCTCTGAAGGAGGAAAACATTACCCTAAGTGTTTCAAAATGAGCCGAGTTTGAAAAGCATGGACTAAAAATAGTAAAGCACTTGATTTTACACTGATGATTCAGAACCAAAAGCAGTTCTCATGGTGTTACTTTTATACTTGGTAAGAGGTTCTCATTTAGATAATCTTGACACGATTCTCCCAAGTCTTACGGCCCCCAACGGCTTTGAGAACTACTGACTTCACCTCATGGCCTGTCCTAGATAAGTTGAGACCCACAGAGGTATGAGAGCCTTGCGCTGTACGAGTCAGAGGCCCCCGCTCTTGACCGTAGCATATCTCAGGTAGCTCTAGGACTAGAGGCCAGGCCTCCTGATTCCCAGGCCCACCATTACATGACACCAGGACCCCCGCGACTGGAACCGCTCTGAGCAGCTCTTTATTACAGAGCAGTGCCACGGTGTGGGGCAGGGCTTTGAGGAACCCCAAGTGATTTCTCCGGGAGGGCCCCAGGGAGCTGCCAAGGTGACCCTTTTCCCACCGTTGCGATCATAGACGTGTCCATTGAGATGCCGGAGGAGCTGGACATCTCCCAGTTGAGGGGTGCAGGGCTGCAGCCTGGAGAGGAGGAGCTGCCTGACATTGCCCCACCCCTGGTCACTCCGGATGAGCCCAAAGGTAGCCTTGGTTTCTATGGCAACGAAGACGAAgactccttctgctcccctcacttctcctctccgaCATGTTAGTGACTCTTcttcctgcctgtctctctcttctttgccAATGGGGGtcttttctgcctgcctccccttgACCCTGTCCTTTGTgtttctcctgccctccctttCGAATCTCCCTTGCCCTCTTGTTGGATGTGAGGACTGACTAGAGCACTCCCAGCCGCATTCTCTGTGTGGATGGCAGTAGCGCTGGCCAGTTGCCTCTCTGCCCTTGTCACCTCATCacttgggggtggggacaggcaggCATCATACTCCAGAAACGGGGCCCATTCTGTGAGAATGGGTGAGGAGGGGGATCTATAGGAGAGCTTTAGCCTCAGTTTTGTGTCTCTAGTACTGCGGGATCCACATCATGGCGTGCCGCCATTTTGGTTCTGGAGTAAGGTGCCAGGCCATGGAAGGAAAATGCAtggaatgggggtgggagggttgggAGAGGGCCGGGGGGCTGGACcgtgggaggcaggaggggcaaGGAGTCGTGTCACCATGCCCTCACTTCTCCCCCCATAGCACCCATGTTGGACGAATCAGTCATCATCCAGCTGGTGGAGATGGGCTTCCCTATGGATGCCTGCCGCAAGGCTGTCTACTACACGGGCAACAGTGGGGCTGAAGCCGCCATGAACTGGGTCATGTCACATATGGATGATCCAGGTAGGCTGGGCTGGGCGGCAGGGTGGGACAGGGCCCCcatcctcccacacacacacttcaacCCCTTCACCCCCGCAGATTTTGCAAACCCCCTCATCCTGCCTGGCTCCAGCGGGCCTGGCTCCACTAGTGCAGCAGCTGACCCACCACCGGAGGACTGCGTGAGCACCATCGTTTCCATGGGCTTTTCCCGGGACCAGGCCCTGAAAGCTCTTCGGGCCACGGTATGAGCTGCCCCTGGCTGAGGACTGGGGGCCCATGGGGAAGAATGGGTGGCGGTGAGGTTCCATCCTTTGTGAGCCAGACCTTTGTGGGACGGCCAAGGCCGAGGCTTCCTCCTTCTTGTGGCTGCACTGAGGGAGCTGAGGCCTTCACTGGTGGTTTTTCTTGCCCTGAACTTGTTGGAAAGAGTaatgcttccctcctctccaagAACAATAGTTTAGAAAGGGCTGTGGACTGGATCTTCAGTCACATTGATGACCTGGATGCAGAAGCCGCCATGGACATCTCGGAGGGCCGCTCCGCTGCCGACTCCATCTCCGAGTCCGTGCCAGTGGGACCTAAAGTCCGGGATGGGCCTGGAAGTGAGTGTCCCTGGGAAGCAGGATGGGCCAGTGGAGGCTAGCCAGTCCGCTACCAGCTCCTCATTCCCCTGCAGCTCTGCTTCCCTCAGGAAGCAGAGGGGGCAGAAGCTTCTTTCCACTGATGTGGCTTCTGAAGGTGGGATTCTAGGAGGCCGAGACAGACTTGTGACCCAGTCGCTACCCCCCAGTCCCTGAGACTGGCGTCCTGAGTTTGGGCTGGAGCTCAGGGACCCCTCTCATTGTCTCCTCTATAGAGTATCAGCTTTTTGCCTTCATCAGTCACATGGGCACCTCTACCATGTGTGGTCACTATGTCTGCCACATCAAGAAGGAAGGCAGGTGAGGGGCTGGCAGGGCACATTCGAAACTGGGGAGTGCTGGTGGGGAAGAGTGGGGGGCATCCTGAAGTCTTCAGGGTATTTGTGGGAGAAGGTAAAGGGCTGCTgggccggggcggggtgggggggggtggcgcAGAGACACCAGAAATGCATAGAACGCCTGACTGCAGGGATCAGCCAATGCCAGAGAGCCCAAGGCCACCTGCttttttcaataaagttttactgAGCATAAGCACACTTACTCATGTAGGTGTCGTTGGTGGCTGTTTTCACACTGCAGCAGGAAAGTTGAGTAATTGTGTCAGAGACTGGATGGCTTGCAAAACCTAAACTACTTATTGGctggccctttccagaaaaagttGGTGGTCCTGGGCCTGGCAGGAGTGGGTGGGGGTGGTCATAGAAGTGCTGGAGGATCTGAAGACCGAGCAGGGAATGGGATTGGGATGCTCCCTTCAGGCAGGTAGCAGCTAGCCTGTGGGTGCAGGGGCCCAGGATGAAAATGTGGGGGACCTCTGCCCCGGCATCACCCGGATCTACTCCAGGGGCTGTGTCAGAGACTAAGCTGATGCGGAGTGGATGCCCAGTCTGTTCATccttctccaccctccccctgcccgcCTCCCCAGGTGGGTGATCTACAATGACCAGAAAGTGTGTGCCTCTGAGAAGCCACCCAAGGACCTGGGCTACATCTACTTCTACCAGAGAGTGGCCAGCTAAGAGCCTGCCCTGACCCCTCACCGCTGAGGACAGGGGACAGACCATCTGGCATGAGGGACAGGGGCTGAGGGATGGACTTCAGCCACCACCCTCCCTGCTCTGtaccctttttctttctgtcctcagCAGCAGGGAAGAAGCTCGAGGCCACAGGAGAATGGCCAAGCAAAGCGGGGGGACACTGGAGAGACTTTGGGGATAGAGCAGGAAGGGGATGGGAGGGGCCGCCCACCTGTCTGTGAGACTTCGTTGCTTTCCCCGCCCCTTGGACCCACAGTGCTCTGCTTCTCTGTGTAACCCTGCCGGCCTCTGATGTGGAGGGGGGCTTGTTTGTGTGTGCGCCTGGGTGTAGCTTTGTGCAGCCTCTTCCACGGGAAGGGGGAGTCCGtgcctcccctccctctttgtGTTTGCTCCCTGTGTGGTCAGGCAAGGAGGGCTGTGAGGGAAATGGGGATCCCTGTCGCCCTCCAGCCTGTCTTTCCCCCACCCTGTCTCTTCCCTGCCCTTCTCTGGAAAATGCCAAAATACACGATGTGAATAAAAAGTACAGTGGCTAAGTTGTGTCCTGTTAGGTACGTCAAGGGAGACCGATCTTGTCTGGGGCCAGCAGGAGAActacctctgccccctccctgggccTTTCTCTACTTTGACTATTTCTAGAGCTCTTTGGAAATGGGCtgtgagatgggggcgggggagcaaGCACTGGGGCAGTGCAAGAAAGCTAGGGGCTGGGTACTATCAGATCAGGGGCAGTGAAGTAGGGTGACACAGAGCAAAGATGGGATGAAGAACTCTGCCGTCCCTCCAGCAGTCACACCAGAGGGGTCCCAAGTGCCAAGGGCCGCCCTTCCCCCTCTGAACCCTCCTACTGGCCCCGTAGCTGTGGGactacctcccctccccccataggTCAAAGGTGCCTGTTCAGCAATCAGGGATGCAGCTACTCCaacgggcgggggtgggggggggagcggaGGGAAGAAGTCCTTTTCACAGAGTTGGAGACCTGCCCCCTCAGAGCTCCCTCGGTCCAGGCCAGCAATTCGATCTCAGACCGAGCAGCCGGGAGTCCAAGCTTCTCTTGGAAGCACCTCTGGCCCCTGGGGGGCTGTAGTCGTCAAGTGGGGCTCCCCCGAGGGTGGGTTCTCGCCTCCCCCGGAAGCCAGGCGGTGGGGTCGAAGCGCCCGAGCCCCAAGACGCCCCTGGAACGTTGCTACAATAAGGGGGGAGGGGTCACATCCCAGCCTTGCAGCAGCGGCGGCGGGCGGGGCTTCCAGGCGCTGGGCCGGACTAGCCATGGCCGAGGGCGGGGAAGAGGCGGAGTTCTGCCTCAGGGCGCTCTACATAAGCGGCCAGTGGCAGCGGCTGCGCGCTGCTTCTGACCTTCAGGGTGTCGGTACCAGCGCCATGGCGCCCTCCAGGAAGTTCTTCGTCGGGGGGAACTGGAAGATGAACGGGCGGAAGAAGAACCTGGGGGAGCTCATCACCACTCTGAACGCAGCCAAGGTGCCGGCCGACACCGGTGAGCCCTGcccggccgggggcgggggccggggttgggggaggtCGGGCGTGGCAGCGCCCTCTCCCGAGCCCGCTTAGCCCGGTGTCCGCGTGGACCTGGATGCAGGGCTGGGCGCGAGGGCGGGTGGGGGTCGGGACTTTGACCTCGCAGCCGCAATACCGGGGATGGGTCGAGGGGGGAAAGGCGGGCTACATGTAAGGGTGCCCTCGGATCGTGGGGCGGGAGGGGATTTCTGGGGTCACCGTGGGTGAGCTTGGGCCCGGGACCCTACGGGAGCCGGGGATAGGAACGGAGGCCCTGCGGACGATCACGGGAGGTTGGCGACAGCCCCTCCGTATGGGGGAGGAGGCTGAGCCTGCGTGCGGGGATCCAGCTACCTGCCCCCTCGTCCTTCTGTTCCGTGCGCCGCCGCACGTAGCCCGCGACTCCTCCCCGCGCCTTGCTGGGCGGGCCGAGTTCCCCCACCCCCGGGCGGCGGTGGCCTCCTGAGCTCTCCGCTCTATCCTTCACTGGCACGGATGGCGCCTGCCTTCCCACGAAGGGGCTGAGCAGGTTCCAAACAAGATGGGCAATTGGGGAATGAGGAGCGATCCTACAGCCTTCTGCAGGCTGAAAATGGGAAAACGCAAGGCCTCGATGAGCTTGTCACCCGCCCCTGCCACCTACGGGCAAAGAATGCTGTCCTCGGCCCTTACCCTCCCACTCACTTCAGTCGCAGAAACACCGGCCTGATCAAAAGAAGCCCTGATTTATTCCCCAAAGACCCCAGTACAAACCCCAGGAATTGGCCCTTTTTGCTTTTGCTAAAAATCCTTGCCTGGGAGCGGTAGGGGTGAACTATTTTAGAAGGGAGGCGTGGTTGGTTGGCTCCGAGAGAATGCTGAGTCTAGGAGGTGCCTAGGCCCAGAATAGCCTGGGGAAATCAGAACCACAGCTGTTAAAGAGCAGAGGGCAGGGCCAGGGTGGGCCTTGAcctcccagggacacctgggaggctcaaggAGTTGGGTATGGCCCAGCTGGGGCTGGGAAGTGGACAAAGATGATCTTGCTGAAGTGAAAAGGGCTGGAAGGCAGAACTGAGAAATAAGGTGAAGGCGAGGGCCCTCCAGAACACTGGATGGAGCCTGGAGAGTGGCTTCCTTGTGACCTCATTCCCTTGTGCCATCATTGCTACTCTCCAGAAGTGGTTTGTGCACCCCCCACCGCCTACATCGACTTTGCCAGGCAGAAGCTGGACGCCAAGATTGCTGTGGCTGCACAGAACTGCTACAAAGTGACGAACGGGGCCTTCACTGGGGAGATCAGGTGAGATGCAGGCAGGAGGGGGGCCTGTAGGGACCTTCCCCTCACTTCCCTTTTTGAGGGGAAAACCACAGGTGGGCTCTTGGCTGAAACatggctttctctcttcctttagcCCTGGCATGATCAAAGACTGTGGAGCCACATGGGTAGTCCTGGGGCACTCGGAAAGAAGGCACGTCTTTGGGGAGTCAGATGAGGTTAGTAACCAGGAAGGGAGGTAGGAGATGCCTTATTCCAAGGGAGTTGTGTCACCAAATCTGTTCCTCAACAGCTGATTGGACAGAAAGTGGCCCATGCCCTGGCAGAGGGACTTGGAGTAATTGCCTGCATTGGGGAGAAGCTAGATGAGAGGGAAGCTGGCATCACTGAGAAGGTTGTTTTCGAGCAAACCAAGGTCATCGCAGGTAACTCTGGAAAAGGGGAGCTTTGAGCCTGACCAGGGCTACAGAGGCACAGAGGGTGGGGTCAGATGCCCTGCAGCCTGACTTGATCCCCATCCCATGCTGATACAGGAAGGGGAAATTGAGAGGGTGAGAACCCTTGCATCCTCCATATCACTTCTGTTCCTGCCAATGGTATAGATATCACTTGGAGTTCCTCCAACAGCCACCAGGGGGCACTAGGCCACCACCGGTTTTGATCCCCTGGGCAACGGGCTGGCTATCTCCTTCCTGATCATCCctccatttgtgatctctgtcccgCAGATAATGTGAAAGACTGGAGCAAGGTTGTTCTGGCCTATGAGCCTGTATGGGCCATTGGGACTGGCAAGACTGCGACACCCCAACAGGTAACCGAGCCCAGGAGCTCTGCCCCTCCTCTACCTGCCTGCACAGGACTGGACTGCAACAGAGATCACCTGAGCCAACCCCTAATTTTAAAGACAGGAGCCCCCAGggtgcctgcttggctcagtaagtagagcatgtgactcttgatcttggcgtcGGGAGTCTGAGCACCATGctcagtgtagagattactttaaaaaaataaaatagctaaaaataataatagtaaagacAGGAATCCCCAAGTCCAGAGTAGAGTGAGTTGTCCAAAGACATCCATTCCAGGGTCTGGGGTGGTACTGGAGCTGTGGCATTCTGACTCCGATCTCAGGGTTCTTTCCCTGAAACCATGCTGCCTCTCTTCACTGGGGCCCAGGGTCTTAGCCTTTGAGTGAAAGGCAGGAAAAGGCTTACTTCATCTGGCTTCTTGTTCTAGGCCCAGGAAGTACACGAAAAGCTCCGCGGATGGCTTAAGTCCAACGTCTCTGACGCCGTGGCTCAGAGCACCCGTATCATTTATGGAGGTAGGTGGGTTTGGCTCCCACCTGATACAGGGGTGGACTCGGACCTCCTAGCCCATCCCTGActattccctctttcttttcccttcccaggTTCTGTGACTGGAGCAACCTGCAAGGAGCTGGCCAGCCAGCCTGATGTGGATGGCTTCCTCGTGGGCGGGGCTTCCCTCAAGCCAGAGTTTGTAGATATCATTAATGCCAAACAATaagcctccccccttccccccggcCG from Mustela lutreola isolate mMusLut2 chromosome 8, mMusLut2.pri, whole genome shotgun sequence includes these protein-coding regions:
- the USP5 gene encoding ubiquitin carboxyl-terminal hydrolase 5 isoform X1 encodes the protein MHLTSSAHWTASLGGGGLGTVGAAVCGGAAAGVMAELSEEALLSVLPTIRVPKAGDRVHKDECAFSFDTPESEGGLYICMNTFLGFGKQYVERHFNKTGQRVYLHLRRTRRLKEEDTTTSTGDPPRKKPTRLAIGMEGGFDLSEDKFEYDEDVKIVILPDYLEIARDGLGGLPDIVRDRVTSAVEALLSADSASRKQEVQAWDGEVRQVSKHAFNLKQLDNPARIPPCGWKCSKCDMRENLWLNLTDGSILCGRRYFDGSGGNNHAVEHYRETGYPLAVKLGTITPDGADVYSYDEDDMVLDPNLAEHLSHFGIDMLKMQKTDKTMTELEIDMNQRIGEWELIQELGVPLKPLFGPGYTGIQNLGNSCYLNSVVQVLFSIPDFQRKYVDKLEKIFQNAPTDPTQDFSTQVAKLGHGLLSGEYSKPAPESGDGEQVPDQKEVQDGIAPRMFKALIGKGHPEFSTNRQQDAQEFFLHLINMVERNCRSSENPNEVFRFLVEEKIKCLATEKVKYTQRVDYIMQLPVPMDTALNKEELLEYEEKKRQAEEEKLPLPELVRAQVPFSSCLEAYGAPEQVDDFWSTALQAKSVAVKTTRFASFPDYLVIQIKKFTFGLDWVPKKLDVSIEMPEELDISQLRGAGLQPGEEELPDIAPPLVTPDEPKGSLGFYGNEDEDSFCSPHFSSPTSPMLDESVIIQLVEMGFPMDACRKAVYYTGNSGAEAAMNWVMSHMDDPDFANPLILPGSSGPGSTSAAADPPPEDCVSTIVSMGFSRDQALKALRATNNSLERAVDWIFSHIDDLDAEAAMDISEGRSAADSISESVPVGPKVRDGPGKYQLFAFISHMGTSTMCGHYVCHIKKEGRWVIYNDQKVCASEKPPKDLGYIYFYQRVAS
- the USP5 gene encoding ubiquitin carboxyl-terminal hydrolase 5 isoform X2 → MHLTSSAHWTASLGGGGLGTVGAAVCGGAAAGVMAELSEEALLSVLPTIRVPKAGDRVHKDECAFSFDTPESEGGLYICMNTFLGFGKQYVERHFNKTGQRVYLHLRRTRRLKEEDTTTSTGDPPRKKPTRLAIGMEGGFDLSEDKFEYDEDVKIVILPDYLEIARDGLGGLPDIVRDRVTSAVEALLSADSASRKQEVQAWDGEVRQVSKHAFNLKQLDNPARIPPCGWKCSKCDMRENLWLNLTDGSILCGRRYFDGSGGNNHAVEHYRETGYPLAVKLGTITPDGADVYSYDEDDMVLDPNLAEHLSHFGIDMLKMQKTDKTMTELEIDMNQRIGEWELIQELGVPLKPLFGPGYTGIQNLGNSCYLNSVVQVLFSIPDFQRKYVDKLEKIFQNAPTDPTQDFSTQVAKLGHGLLSGEYSKPAPESGDGEQVPDQKEVQDGIAPRMFKALIGKGHPEFSTNRQQDAQEFFLHLINMVERNCRSSENPNEVFRFLVEEKIKCLATEKVKYTQRVDYIMQLPVPMDTALNKEELLEYEEKKRQAEEEKLPLPELVRAQVPFSSCLEAYGAPEQVDDFWSTALQAKSVAVKTTRFASFPDYLVIQIKKFTFGLDWVPKKLDVSIEMPEELDISQLRGAGLQPGEEELPDIAPPLVTPDEPKAPMLDESVIIQLVEMGFPMDACRKAVYYTGNSGAEAAMNWVMSHMDDPDFANPLILPGSSGPGSTSAAADPPPEDCVSTIVSMGFSRDQALKALRATNNSLERAVDWIFSHIDDLDAEAAMDISEGRSAADSISESVPVGPKVRDGPGKYQLFAFISHMGTSTMCGHYVCHIKKEGRWVIYNDQKVCASEKPPKDLGYIYFYQRVAS
- the TPI1 gene encoding triosephosphate isomerase, encoding MAEGGEEAEFCLRALYISGQWQRLRAASDLQGVGTSAMAPSRKFFVGGNWKMNGRKKNLGELITTLNAAKVPADTEVVCAPPTAYIDFARQKLDAKIAVAAQNCYKVTNGAFTGEISPGMIKDCGATWVVLGHSERRHVFGESDELIGQKVAHALAEGLGVIACIGEKLDEREAGITEKVVFEQTKVIADNVKDWSKVVLAYEPVWAIGTGKTATPQQAQEVHEKLRGWLKSNVSDAVAQSTRIIYGGSVTGATCKELASQPDVDGFLVGGASLKPEFVDIINAKQ